In Nicotiana tabacum cultivar K326 chromosome 21, ASM71507v2, whole genome shotgun sequence, one DNA window encodes the following:
- the LOC107825820 gene encoding uncharacterized protein LOC107825820, producing MAKSSPGRDDENGNEEGSSWTTRPVPKKRRTSAATLWRWRRRWEYNGGEGGGKILSDSNDRDKLEGARGNADPDLDQDSRGNKSLAMTLSDPDVLDCPICVEILSVPVFQCENGHIACASCCFKIANKCPSCCCPIGYIRCRVIEKVLDSVKVSCVNKRFGCKEIRSYGNKTAHENACIYAPCSCPYDGCDFVDPSTKLYAHFRDKHGSLAEHIFFNTVHPIYIEKNQTYQIIQEKTEGIIFIINHSTQDHPGSAVNIICVGPALQTRRFRYELVATDGESTFKLGSIAENVPKWPENFPLKKYLLLPRDLVDSTLSFEEREVAQLKLEVFIEREYIFCWSVDASYVVDAAIWRSALADCLANASIWLNFLDAIYHESPHPFVMKQYVNSFLLKRNKMKRVNHRALSSCQIRSEEGEEKMVRFSLGREEDDNNEEGPSSRPVPKKRRTYGGTFSCTAVNRQQEQQEPERRCEIEETAIEEEEEEEEEEDIYEEEDFVTDEEREEEEEDWNPESEPESEGIPDPFLNRSADAVAVLNPDRDLEGSRVNGSISVTLSDPDVLDCPICLEPLSTPVFQCENGHIACASCCIKIANKCPSCCWPIGYNRCRAIEKVLESVKVSCMNKIYGCKEILSYGNKTDHENACTYDPCTCPCCDFTAASTKVYAHFRVKHGSLVEQIVYDAHHPIYVEYHHTCKYLQERTQGIIFIINHISYRLGSAVNIICIEPTSEKRRFRYELVVTNGESSFKLESVAESMPKFSQNLPLKKFLLVPIDVVDSSTKLKLDVFIKRAEYASAI from the exons TGAAAATGGTAACGAAGAAGGAAGCAGTTGGACCACAAGACCCGTTCCCAAAAAACGGAGAACTTCGGCCGCCACTCTCTGGAGGTGGAGGAGAAGATGGGAATACAATGGTGGAGAAGGAGGGGGCAAGATATTATCGGACTCAAATGATCGTGATAAGTTGGAGGGGGCAAGAGGAAACGCAGATCCTGATTTGGATCAGGACTCAAGAGGAAACAAGTCACTTGCCATGACGTTATCTGATCCAGATGTGTTGGATTGCCCCATTTGCGTCGAAATTCTCAGCGTTCCTGTCTTTCAG TGTGAGAATGGGCACATAGCATGTGCTTCTTGTTGCTTCAAGATTGCTAATAAGTGTCCATCATGTTGTTGTCCAATTGGATATATCCGTTGTCGAGTTATTGAAAAGGTTCTAGACTCTGTGAAAGTCTCATGCGTGAACAAGAGGTTTGGTTGCAAGGAGATTCGGAGTTATGGTAACAAAACTGCCCATGAAAATGCATGCATCTATGCGCCTTGTTCATGTCCTTACGATGGCTGTGACTTTGTGGATCCTTCTACAAAGTTATATGCACATTTTCGTGACAAACATGGTTCTTTGGCAGAGCACATCTTTTTCAACACTGTCCATCCCATTTATATTGAAAAAAATCAAACTTACCAAATTATTCAAGAAAAGACAGAAggaattatttttatcattaatcatTCTACTCAAGACCATCCTGGTAGTGCTGTCAACATTATCTGTGTTGGACCAGCTTTGCAGACTAGAAGGTTCCGTTACGAGCTTGTAGCAACAGATGGGGAGAGCACTTTTAAACTAGGATCCATTGCAGAGAACGTCCCAAAATGgccagaaaattttcctttgaaAAAATATCTTCTGCTCCCAAGAGATTTGGTTGATTCCACTCTCTCTTTCGAAGAAAGAGAAGTCGCTCAGTTGAAGTTGGAGGTCTTCATAGAGCGTGAATACATCTTCTG TTGGTCTGTTGATGCAAGTTATGTTGTCGATGCTGCTATTTGGAGATCTGCATTAGCAGATTGTCTAGCAAATGCGAGCATATGGCTCAACTTTTTGGATGCTATCTATCATGAATCTCCTCACCCTTTTGTGATGAAGCAATAT GTTAACTCGTTTCTcctcaaaagaaacaaaatgaaaCGAGTGAACCATAGGGCATTATCTTCTTGCCAAATTAGgtcagaagaaggagaagaaaaaatGGTGAGATTTTCATTGGGAAGAGAAGAAGATGATAATAACGAAGAAGGACCCAGTAGCCGACCCGTTCCCAAGAAACGGCGAACTTACGGCGGCACTTTCTCCTGTACCGCCGTTAATCGTCAACAAGAACAACAAGAACCAGAACGCCGTTGTGAAATTGAAGAAACggctattgaagaagaagaagaggaggaagaggaggaggataTTTATGAAGAGGAGGATTTTGTAACTGATGAAGAgcgagaagaagaagaggaggattggAACCCGGAATCGGAACCCGAATCCGAGGGAATTCCAGATCCTTTTTTAAATAGGTCTGCTGATGCTGTGGCAGTATTGAATCCGGATCGTGATTTGGAGGGTTCGAGAGTAAACGGGTCGATTTCTGTGACGTTGTCGGATCCGGATGTGTTGGATTGCCCCATCTGCCTTGAACCTCTCAGTACTCCTGTCTTTCAG TGTGAGAATGGGCACATAGCATGTGCCTCTTGCTGCATCAAGATTGCTAATAAGTGTCCATCATGTTGTTGGCCAATTGGATATAACCGTTGTCGAGCTATTGAGAAGGTTCTAGAATCTGTGAAAGTCTCATGCATGAACAAGATCTATGGTTGCAAGGAGATTCTGAGTTATGGTAACAAAACTGACCATGAAAATGCATGCACCTATGACCCTTGTACATGTCCTTGCTGCGACTTTACGGCTGCTTCAACAAAGGTATATGCTCATTTTCGTGTCAAAcatggttctttggtggagcaaaTCGTTTATGACGCTCACCATCCCATTTATGTAGAATATCATCATACTTGCAAATATCTTCAAGAGAGGACTCAAGGTATAATTTTTATCATCAATCATATTAGTTACCGTCTTGGAAGTGCTGTCAATATTATCTGTATTGAACCAACCTCAGAAAAGAGAAGGTTCCGTTATGAGCTTGTAGTAACGAATGGGGAGAGCTCTTTTAAACTAGAATCTGTTGCAGAGAGCATgccaaaattttcacaaaatctTCCTCTGAAGAAGTTCCTTCTGGTCCCAATAGATGTCGTTGATTCCAGTACTAAGTTGAAGCTGGATGTCTTCATAAAACGGGCTGAATACGCCTCCGCTATTTAA
- the LOC107825822 gene encoding uncharacterized protein LOC107825822 isoform X1, with protein MVEVEASPPDLNNETSPPHHTITMLPGERDYAMGKRKEQDIGEPEGSRKKKKKQVANPRPACSWVHFSRDFIKEYSATHPESSGLKAATKAASDAWKLMGPEEKAKYTTRAREVWDKYLSSTPARPPKPRRQTKLVTRCSPGRLLNVLQRLTPDQKEAVKSMGFGSILGLRCRTLRRSLCLWLLERFNTVRRSLEICGERIPLTPRDVELVMGLPASGKDVVNSGSDELILELRKKYNATNRGISVRLLEERLAAPEAGEDFKRSFVLYVMGTLVCPTARLDVSPSFLHFLTNMDVLHQYNWGKFLLDRLVREISRFRQGKQRAVGGCLLFLQLFYYESVAVGAAYESAPVAFPCLFSWGEEEISEREKQEKELGGYGSGEVVCKERGLGMGSFGYKAQTDCMPLRAVEQVQELSHAQDMEDQEDEDTFIEQEHAHTYSIQRNDVCAEVNVVADSGPVPCANMNYGCTETVDYTNKRDHEEACPYAPCPCPLQNCNVVDSPNLLSIHFTSKHWDSGRRFKYDCPLRVSLSKKETFLVLQAAKDGVLFLLTKGTQSIGHTIVITCIGPSSSKECFLYDVVSERGSSSLRLKSFTRSLPGRIEGLPPMDFLLIPFAHLGSSGQLDLEVCIWSSTELGSEGA; from the exons ATGGTCGAGGTTGAGGCTTCTCCACCTGATCTCAACAACGAAACCTCTCCTCCTCACCACACAATTACAATG CTGCCTGGTGAAAGAGATTATGCAATGGGAAAGAGGAAGGAGCAGGATATTGGTGAACCTGAAGGGagcagaaaaaagaagaaaaagcaaGTTGCCAATCCTCGTCCTGCCTGTTCTTGGGTGCACTTCAG CCGTGACTTTATTAAAGAGTATAGTGCTACACATCCTGAATCTTCAGGCCTGAAAGCT GCCACAAAGGCAGCCTCAGATGCATGGAAGCTGATGGGTCCTGAAGAAAAGGCAAAGTACACTACTCGTGCCCGTGAAGTGTGGGATAAGTACCTGAGCTCGACACCAGCCCGCCCTCCTAAGCCAAGAAGACAG ACCAAACTAGTTACGAGGTGCTCCCCGGGCCGCTTGCTAAATGTCTTGCAACGGCTCACGCCGGACCAGAAGGAGGCCGTAAAGAGCATGGGCTTTGGTAGCATCCTTGGCCTCAGATGTCGAACTCTTCGAAGAAGCTTGTGTCTTTGGCTATTGGAAAGGTTCAATACTGTAAGACGCAGCTTGGAAATCTGTGGTGAGAGGATACCTTTAACTCCAAGAGATGTGGAACTTGTAATGGGCTTGCCTGCTAGTGGGAAAGATGTGGTGAACTCAGGGTCTGACGAATTAATTCTAGAATTGCGTAAGAAATACAATGCGACCAATCGTGGGATTTCTGTCCGTCTTCTGGAGGAACGACTTGCAGCTCCGGAAGCTGGGGAGGATTTCAAAAGGTCATTTGTGCTTTATGTAATGGGCACTCTCGTGTGCCCAACTGCAAGGCTGGACGTAAGCCCCTCTTTCCTCCACTTTTTGACAAATATGGATGTACTCCATCAGTATAACTGGGGCAAGTTCTTGCTTGACCGGCTAGTACGGGAGATATCTCGCTTTCGTCAAGGGAAGCAACGGGCAGTTGGGGGCTGTCTTTTGTTCCTCCAG CTATTTTACTATGAGAGTGTTGCTGTTGGAGCAGCGTATGAATCGGCCCCTGTAGCTTTTCCTTGCTTATTTTCGTGGGGTGAGGAGGAGATTAGTGAGAGAGAAAAGCAAGAGAAGGAACTTGGTGGTTATGGCTCAGGGGAG GTAGTGTGCAAGGAGAGAGGACTTGGGATGGGGTCATTTGGATACAAAGCCCAAACTGATTGTATGCCATTGAGAGCAGTGGAACAAGTACAAGAGCTTTCTCATGCACAG GACATGGAAGATCAAGAAGATGAGGATACCTTCATAGAACAG GAACATGCGCACACATATAGCATCCAGAGGAATGACGTCTGTGCGGAGGTTAATGTAGTTGCTGATTCAGGCCCAGTACCTTGTGCAAATATGAACTATGGATGCACAGAAACTGTTGATTACACAAATAAAAGAGATCATGAGGAGGCCTGCCCCTATGCACCATGCCCGTGCCCTCTCCAGAACTGTAATGTTGTTGATTCCCCCAATTTACTCTCAATACATTTTACCAGTAAGCACTGGGATTCTGGGAGACGCTTCAAGTATGATTGCCCATTGCGTGTCTCGTTGAGCAAGAAAGAAACTTTCCTTGTTTTACAAGCAGCAAAGGATGGGGTCCTCTTTCTTCTTACTAAGGGAACACAAAGTATAGGGCATACGATTGTGATTACTTGTATTGGTCCAAGCTCATCAAAGGAATGCTTCTTGTATGATGTTGTATCAGAAAGAGGAAGCAGCTCTCTGAGATTGAAATCATTCACTCGTAGTCTTCCAGGTAGGATTGAAGGTTTACCTCCAATGGATTTCCTTCTGATTCCTTTTGCTCATCTGGGTTCATCTGGGCAGCTAGATTTAGAGGTTTGTATATGGAGCTCGACAGAGCTTGGATCAGAGGGAGCATGA
- the LOC107825822 gene encoding uncharacterized protein LOC107825822 isoform X2, which produces MVEVEASPPDLNNETSPPHHTITMLPGERDYAMGKRKEQDIGEPEGSRKKKKKQVANPRPACSWVHFSRDFIKEYSATHPESSGLKAATKAASDAWKLMGPEEKAKYTTRAREVWDKYLSSTPARPPKPRRQTKLVTRCSPGRLLNVLQRLTPDQKEAVKSMGFGSILGLRCRTLRRSLCLWLLERFNTVRRSLEICGERIPLTPRDVELVMGLPASGKDVVNSGSDELILELRKKYNATNRGISVRLLEERLAAPEAGEDFKRSFVLYVMGTLVCPTARLDVSPSFLHFLTNMDVLHQYNWGKFLLDRLVREISRFRQGKQRAVGGCLLFLQLFYYESVAVGAAYESAPVAFPCLFSWGEEEISEREKQEKELGGYGSGEVVCKERGLGMGSFGYKAQTDCMPLRAVEQVQELSHAQDMEDQEDEDTFIEQDLLR; this is translated from the exons ATGGTCGAGGTTGAGGCTTCTCCACCTGATCTCAACAACGAAACCTCTCCTCCTCACCACACAATTACAATG CTGCCTGGTGAAAGAGATTATGCAATGGGAAAGAGGAAGGAGCAGGATATTGGTGAACCTGAAGGGagcagaaaaaagaagaaaaagcaaGTTGCCAATCCTCGTCCTGCCTGTTCTTGGGTGCACTTCAG CCGTGACTTTATTAAAGAGTATAGTGCTACACATCCTGAATCTTCAGGCCTGAAAGCT GCCACAAAGGCAGCCTCAGATGCATGGAAGCTGATGGGTCCTGAAGAAAAGGCAAAGTACACTACTCGTGCCCGTGAAGTGTGGGATAAGTACCTGAGCTCGACACCAGCCCGCCCTCCTAAGCCAAGAAGACAG ACCAAACTAGTTACGAGGTGCTCCCCGGGCCGCTTGCTAAATGTCTTGCAACGGCTCACGCCGGACCAGAAGGAGGCCGTAAAGAGCATGGGCTTTGGTAGCATCCTTGGCCTCAGATGTCGAACTCTTCGAAGAAGCTTGTGTCTTTGGCTATTGGAAAGGTTCAATACTGTAAGACGCAGCTTGGAAATCTGTGGTGAGAGGATACCTTTAACTCCAAGAGATGTGGAACTTGTAATGGGCTTGCCTGCTAGTGGGAAAGATGTGGTGAACTCAGGGTCTGACGAATTAATTCTAGAATTGCGTAAGAAATACAATGCGACCAATCGTGGGATTTCTGTCCGTCTTCTGGAGGAACGACTTGCAGCTCCGGAAGCTGGGGAGGATTTCAAAAGGTCATTTGTGCTTTATGTAATGGGCACTCTCGTGTGCCCAACTGCAAGGCTGGACGTAAGCCCCTCTTTCCTCCACTTTTTGACAAATATGGATGTACTCCATCAGTATAACTGGGGCAAGTTCTTGCTTGACCGGCTAGTACGGGAGATATCTCGCTTTCGTCAAGGGAAGCAACGGGCAGTTGGGGGCTGTCTTTTGTTCCTCCAG CTATTTTACTATGAGAGTGTTGCTGTTGGAGCAGCGTATGAATCGGCCCCTGTAGCTTTTCCTTGCTTATTTTCGTGGGGTGAGGAGGAGATTAGTGAGAGAGAAAAGCAAGAGAAGGAACTTGGTGGTTATGGCTCAGGGGAG GTAGTGTGCAAGGAGAGAGGACTTGGGATGGGGTCATTTGGATACAAAGCCCAAACTGATTGTATGCCATTGAGAGCAGTGGAACAAGTACAAGAGCTTTCTCATGCACAG GACATGGAAGATCAAGAAGATGAGGATACCTTCATAGAACAG GACTTACTTCGATGA